The Corynebacterium pseudopelargi genome contains a region encoding:
- a CDS encoding P27 family phage terminase small subunit — MVLSAFDDEVEALRAGRDLNHFDLAAVETVAGLILRVREAQEVIQREGTIVDDGKGFPVEHPALVIEKRASQEIRGWVQQRPDLFGQQKQSRRARGGSGLKAV, encoded by the coding sequence ATGGTGTTGTCTGCATTTGATGATGAGGTCGAGGCGCTCCGAGCCGGGCGGGATCTGAACCACTTTGACCTGGCAGCAGTGGAAACAGTCGCCGGGCTGATTCTCCGTGTCCGTGAAGCGCAGGAGGTGATCCAACGTGAAGGCACCATCGTGGACGATGGTAAGGGCTTTCCGGTGGAGCACCCCGCGTTGGTGATTGAGAAGCGGGCTTCGCAGGAGATTCGCGGGTGGGTGCAGCAGCGCCCTGATCTTTTTGGGCAGCAGAAGCAGTCACGGCGTGCGCGTGGCGGATCTGGCCTAAAGGCCGTCTAA